Proteins co-encoded in one Hyalangium ruber genomic window:
- a CDS encoding ComEC/Rec2 family competence protein translates to MEDSLAIYFLDVGQGDCSFIVPPGEEGPILFDCKDSLVARHFVADHNIRKLSAVVVSHLDQDHIGGLLNFLKNFLRDGGQIEQVFINQDRSPDELRNPEGPKRRLLDQLDAWAGERHFELKAANWEGAPKVVRAGAGWKVSIVFPAFRDVSRTQVLGEHAANKVSVVLRVENALGEGVLIGSDAPLLAWEEILRGSASGNRSSQEGLQRLRAGVVRIPHHGGRFNEKESGSLSGQKLYEHIRASTAVCSVGTRNTYGHPHPEHVKATVRGGSCRLLCTQLTHACHPQPERVRMTRIAAASGVEYPYRHRIKPLKEQAPPRDRVPRKPEVPCAGSIMVNLLGDQFDIEPAFGDWHTEFVESLRGPLCQSGPPKRPRKGPASPPAPAPGGGLLKTAITALRAGLAARRRQQRRPVQQPGA, encoded by the coding sequence ATGGAGGACTCGCTAGCGATCTACTTCTTGGATGTCGGCCAGGGTGACTGCTCCTTCATCGTTCCCCCGGGCGAAGAAGGGCCCATCCTCTTCGATTGCAAGGACTCCCTGGTCGCTCGGCACTTCGTGGCGGACCACAACATCCGCAAGCTCTCTGCGGTGGTGGTGTCTCACCTGGACCAGGACCACATCGGGGGCCTGCTGAACTTCTTGAAGAACTTCCTCCGGGACGGTGGCCAGATCGAACAGGTCTTCATCAACCAGGATCGCTCTCCCGACGAGCTGCGAAACCCGGAGGGTCCGAAGCGCAGGCTGCTGGACCAGTTGGATGCGTGGGCGGGGGAGAGGCACTTCGAGCTGAAGGCCGCCAACTGGGAGGGCGCTCCCAAGGTGGTTCGCGCGGGGGCGGGGTGGAAGGTCAGCATTGTGTTCCCCGCCTTCCGGGACGTCTCCCGCACCCAGGTCCTCGGAGAGCACGCGGCGAACAAGGTCTCGGTGGTCCTGCGCGTGGAGAACGCACTCGGAGAGGGCGTGCTCATTGGCTCGGATGCGCCCCTGCTGGCGTGGGAGGAGATCCTGAGAGGCAGCGCGTCGGGCAATCGCTCGAGTCAGGAGGGGCTGCAGCGCTTGCGCGCCGGGGTGGTGCGCATTCCCCACCACGGCGGGAGGTTCAATGAAAAGGAGAGCGGAAGCCTGAGCGGGCAGAAGCTCTACGAGCACATCCGCGCGAGCACCGCGGTGTGCTCGGTGGGGACCCGGAACACCTATGGTCATCCCCACCCGGAACACGTGAAGGCCACGGTGCGGGGAGGAAGTTGCCGGCTCCTCTGCACCCAGCTCACCCACGCCTGCCATCCCCAACCCGAGCGGGTGCGCATGACGCGAATCGCCGCCGCGTCGGGGGTGGAGTACCCCTATCGCCATCGAATCAAGCCGCTGAAGGAGCAGGCGCCGCCCCGGGATCGTGTGCCCCGGAAGCCCGAGGTGCCCTGCGCGGGCTCGATCATGGTCAACCTCCTCGGAGACCAGTTCGACATCGAGCCGGCGTTCGGTGATTGGCACACCGAGTTCGTCGAGTCCCTGAGGGGCCCCTTGTGCCAGTCGGGACCTCCGAAGCGGCCACGGAAGGGCCCGGCGTCGCCTCCGGCCCCCGCTCCCGGCGGAGGCCTCTTGAAGACGGCCATCACCGCGCTGCGGGCGGGGCTGGCCGCTCGGAGACGCCAGCAGCGGCGGCCGGTCCAGCAGCCGGGGGCTTGA